In Chengkuizengella sediminis, a single window of DNA contains:
- a CDS encoding S-layer homology domain-containing protein, with amino-acid sequence MRITSSHDLMSHDSKLNNQTKKQHPGGDIKVMKKSLSLLVAIAMVFSMFASVASAEEMTTEQKFDELKEIGIFDGYLDGLPHLEDNMTREQAAKIIALVFGLDIDKSAESTFSDVTSDRWSTEYIEASVKVGIIEGMGDGTFAPKANVTIEEFAKMLAVGYANLTSVELDEEATVDNENISEWAQHYIAAALDLGLIAEYEDYTIDADRTFLVDSAYTTYANVVEFNSVLNVVSVTADNLREMTIEYNIALDEETAEDTSNYDLSDSADVSKAVLQEDGKTVVLTVGDVENQTTYTLEIDGVMSASGKTLVDYSTDIKVFDADLPVVEGIEFTGPKSFVVTFNEPVESAAKGNVTVKEGSRSLAVKNAVIDTNNEREVNVELHSTLDDATDYEITISNVKDFAGYVNVSYKEVFTYEENTTAPTATIVDADQQVIEVKFDKPVSGLTVDHFFHTYTSWEAAGIFTDSALTEDATGEKVTTVFVQFDEDHALPSGDVEFTILGKHGDDEITDNWGNVFEETTYVLNVVADREAPTVTDVEVVSGTEIKVTFSEAIANLEDGTYTLLDEDGEELDVNITVNPATDKESVSLTVVDSLEGETVTLEISDLVDNTLYENEMEKYSQELTFDDSTFSGINRVELVDNNLLYVIYNEEVTDSAIDADNYRYQNDGGEIKKFKGEFDFFYNEKTVRIELHEDDNVEIGSNVLVSKIEDVNGNSLDEFQASKAVTGQQGANATEVKAISKSEITVQFDQDLTEVAHEDFILGETGTFDGVEVDYNEEGTLITLTLDEASQLTVTNPSTTLSLKETGSTVNAFGKYPEVFSENIQDGIAPELVEDAVTVDDKNTIVIQFTEDMDTNELYKGFFEVNGETPSQVSINGELITLIVAEDLVEGEELEITIKENKLADISDNFFAGDDLTVDAIDLLDNNPQ; translated from the coding sequence ATGAGGATAACGAGCTCACATGATTTAATGTCACATGACAGTAAATTAAATAACCAAACAAAAAAACAACATCCAGGAGGAGACATAAAGGTTATGAAAAAGAGTTTATCATTATTAGTTGCAATCGCTATGGTGTTCTCAATGTTCGCATCTGTGGCATCAGCGGAAGAAATGACAACTGAACAAAAGTTTGACGAATTAAAAGAAATAGGTATTTTTGATGGATATTTAGATGGTTTGCCTCACCTTGAAGACAACATGACTCGTGAGCAAGCTGCAAAAATTATTGCTTTAGTATTTGGACTTGACATTGATAAATCAGCAGAGTCTACATTTTCTGATGTAACTTCTGATCGCTGGTCAACTGAATATATCGAAGCATCTGTAAAAGTTGGAATTATCGAAGGAATGGGCGATGGTACTTTTGCTCCTAAAGCAAATGTAACGATCGAAGAATTCGCTAAAATGTTAGCTGTAGGTTATGCTAACCTTACAAGTGTTGAACTTGACGAAGAAGCAACTGTAGATAACGAAAACATTAGTGAATGGGCACAACATTATATTGCAGCTGCATTAGATTTAGGTTTAATCGCTGAATATGAAGATTACACAATTGACGCAGATCGTACTTTCTTAGTAGATTCTGCTTACACAACTTATGCTAATGTTGTTGAATTCAATAGTGTATTAAATGTAGTATCTGTTACAGCAGATAACTTACGTGAAATGACAATTGAATATAATATTGCATTAGACGAAGAAACAGCTGAAGATACAAGTAACTATGATCTTTCAGATTCTGCTGATGTTTCAAAAGCAGTATTACAAGAAGATGGTAAAACAGTAGTATTAACAGTCGGAGATGTTGAAAACCAAACAACTTATACACTTGAAATTGACGGTGTAATGAGTGCTAGTGGTAAAACATTAGTAGATTACTCTACTGATATCAAAGTATTTGATGCAGATTTACCAGTAGTTGAAGGAATTGAATTTACAGGTCCTAAATCTTTCGTAGTAACATTCAACGAACCAGTTGAATCAGCTGCAAAAGGAAATGTAACTGTAAAAGAAGGTTCTAGAAGCTTAGCTGTTAAAAATGCAGTTATTGATACTAATAACGAAAGAGAAGTAAACGTAGAACTTCATTCTACTTTAGATGATGCAACTGATTATGAAATCACAATCTCTAATGTAAAAGACTTCGCAGGTTATGTTAATGTGAGTTACAAAGAAGTTTTCACTTATGAAGAAAATACAACAGCACCAACAGCTACAATCGTTGATGCTGACCAACAAGTAATTGAAGTTAAGTTTGATAAGCCAGTTAGTGGTTTAACAGTGGATCATTTCTTCCATACGTATACTTCTTGGGAAGCTGCGGGAATCTTTACTGATTCAGCATTAACAGAAGACGCTACAGGTGAAAAAGTAACAACTGTATTTGTACAGTTTGATGAAGATCACGCTTTACCATCTGGTGACGTTGAGTTTACGATCCTAGGTAAACATGGTGATGATGAAATCACTGATAACTGGGGTAACGTATTTGAAGAAACAACTTATGTATTAAATGTTGTTGCAGATCGCGAAGCTCCAACTGTAACAGATGTAGAAGTTGTATCAGGTACTGAAATTAAAGTAACTTTTAGTGAAGCAATCGCTAACTTAGAAGATGGAACTTATACTTTATTAGATGAAGATGGCGAAGAGTTAGATGTTAACATCACTGTAAATCCTGCAACTGATAAAGAATCTGTATCATTAACAGTTGTTGATAGCTTAGAAGGTGAAACAGTAACTTTAGAAATTTCTGATCTTGTAGACAACACTTTATACGAGAACGAAATGGAAAAATACTCTCAAGAATTAACATTTGATGATTCAACATTCTCTGGAATCAATCGTGTTGAATTAGTTGACAATAACTTACTTTATGTTATTTATAACGAAGAAGTAACAGATTCTGCAATTGATGCTGATAACTATCGTTACCAAAATGATGGTGGTGAAATCAAGAAATTCAAAGGTGAATTTGATTTCTTCTACAATGAAAAAACAGTTAGAATCGAACTTCATGAAGATGATAATGTTGAGATTGGTTCAAATGTTCTAGTTTCTAAAATAGAAGATGTAAATGGAAACAGCCTTGATGAGTTCCAAGCTTCAAAAGCTGTAACTGGACAACAAGGTGCTAATGCAACAGAAGTTAAAGCGATTAGTAAAAGTGAAATTACTGTTCAATTTGACCAAGATCTTACAGAAGTAGCTCATGAAGATTTCATACTAGGTGAAACTGGTACTTTTGATGGTGTTGAAGTTGATTATAACGAAGAAGGTACTTTAATCACTTTAACTCTTGATGAAGCAAGTCAATTAACAGTAACTAACCCATCAACTACACTTAGCCTTAAAGAAACTGGATCTACAGTGAATGCTTTTGGTAAATATCCTGAAGTATTTAGTGAAAATATTCAGGATGGAATTGCTCCTGAATTAGTTGAAGATGCAGTAACAGTAGATGATAAAAATACAATTGTAATCCAATTTACTGAAGACATGGACACTAATGAATTGTATAAAGGATTCTTCGAAGTAAATGGCGAGACTCCATCTCAAGTAAGTATAAATGGTGAATTAATCACATTAATAGTTGCTGAGGATCTTGTAGAAGGTGAAGAATTAGAAATCACAATTAAAGAGAATAAACTAGCAGATATATCTGATAACTTCTTTGCAGGTGATGATTTAACTGTAGATGCAATTGATTTATTAGACAATAACCCACAATAA
- a CDS encoding S-layer homology domain-containing protein → MKSIKRSLSIIMIFAMLIALLPPLGSTSYAAVNLEIQGYPTSDERPSNPYSTIQELIELRVGYTQIDDSDLSDLYYVIEEVNTGVSNEVKNNPPEVDGVGFVKFSDIQLYEGLNKITVKLDSGTNPQSLPAWINYTEITTVNELTIDERQFINGMIVPLENRASNDNTIFIEGIAPNATSLFGYTTLDPLGVYASFFRSGTGQFSFSAGEDESEDLHLRPGDNELKILASSADTTYNTKRTFVFNNGDNFVYNTEVSAASNLNAPTESMLFKQPTFSASTSADTYTINFSTDIKINRNDSSPTHDKLNIEIDGTDETHEVALSIDESLLTYSYSIDGGAAVPISDDDIEIEDEYYLIKNIEINGIFLDHGENEQTLTATFLPSQTGYSQNVLDFIFYFINEEQPFVKEVYETISSTKLFSGIEITVLTESLLLDVVTEKEASGVKVYSVDSFGHEILLTSSSTESQNTEQGNPPVTIRYTVTLDKEDLPEGRSTLKFVPYQEDDQGVQTDFEVGSKEFEINYNPSPYVYLTNISKAQDFSSINEPSGIDSDGDSFTGPIFQIKPVNIPESQWGDIRIIFNDHVDKIREIDEHDVSGNFEEFRFYFGSADKTNDDADISDNLREDWQLQNGLNELLIEVYPEGTLNDTDPDVDPGTDPGLTEPITTFKYEMFYYTSELPEVLLLEVDEDFLDDYNYVQESNYRYYTQETKLQFKSSVASANEVEFRFSGINEDGDYEQHRELYLWDDNNFVRMSESAYEAKYGTEQEVGYKYVDLIDEDGISEDSIPPGSTSGWATFTSEILDLEGTGTFAVEVISRNGNGLINTRTIEIGRDPATFVVHYPTIDPVTKTGFVNGNYTRIYVEAENADKIIYDKKKEVTKTEVIELDGEDYDLFVFEINDLKNGDNKIKFTVVRGTQEDEAEIMLINADTPVPGAEHKESISKRKIDAFDKSVELSFSKGTILLQNEATGVQALSPTRDILLAIADPDDGRVNKVLHPFFGENSKFNNVSDNFVRIFEDPAERFRTISDLYWIDGGMVSSIEDQQEILYGSGIYPYEDGQEFYDRDVSEIDEQYIPSNPGELTLKYDPNVVQSAWRYVTVFHYGYNVDYLDNESYEWINLGGVVDQKKNTITVPFTEFGYYVVMYMNESFDDVIGHPWAKNDLDTLYSKGIMNNRASSTQLFEPDEPISRGEFTSLIVKAFDLPLNYEGDRTFADVNNRTSSSDGLYEYKYIETAARAGIVRGKIDDQFLPDLNLTREDAATIIARAANLRLDTNEIKVNNALNKVFIDAEDINNYARASVLGVYKEEIIQGKQVISDSNAKETYYFDPQANMTRAEAAAIVMRILLNEKKIPNL, encoded by the coding sequence ATGAAATCAATTAAACGTTCGTTAAGTATTATCATGATTTTTGCCATGTTAATTGCTTTGCTTCCACCGCTTGGAAGTACATCATATGCAGCAGTTAATTTGGAGATTCAAGGGTACCCAACATCAGATGAAAGGCCATCCAACCCTTATTCAACGATACAAGAGTTGATAGAACTTAGAGTAGGTTATACACAAATAGATGACTCGGATTTATCTGATTTATATTATGTCATAGAAGAAGTGAATACAGGTGTTTCTAATGAAGTGAAGAACAATCCTCCTGAAGTAGATGGTGTGGGATTTGTTAAATTTAGCGATATTCAATTATACGAGGGTTTAAATAAGATCACAGTTAAACTGGATTCAGGAACAAACCCACAATCATTACCTGCATGGATAAATTACACAGAGATAACGACCGTAAACGAGTTGACGATAGATGAAAGACAATTCATAAACGGTATGATAGTACCACTAGAGAATCGAGCTTCTAATGATAATACGATTTTTATTGAAGGGATTGCACCAAACGCTACTTCACTATTCGGTTATACGACGTTAGATCCTTTAGGTGTATATGCTAGCTTTTTCCGTTCAGGAACAGGTCAATTTTCATTTTCTGCGGGAGAAGATGAGAGTGAGGATTTACATTTAAGACCTGGTGACAATGAATTAAAAATACTTGCTTCAAGTGCAGATACAACATATAACACAAAAAGAACATTTGTTTTTAATAATGGAGATAACTTCGTATATAACACTGAGGTATCTGCAGCATCAAATCTAAACGCTCCTACAGAATCCATGTTATTCAAGCAACCGACCTTTAGCGCAAGTACCAGTGCAGATACATATACAATTAATTTTTCAACAGATATAAAAATAAATAGAAATGATTCTAGTCCAACACATGATAAATTAAACATTGAAATTGATGGTACTGATGAAACACATGAAGTGGCTTTAAGCATTGATGAAAGTCTTCTAACATATAGTTACTCTATTGATGGCGGTGCTGCTGTCCCAATTTCAGATGATGATATTGAAATTGAAGATGAATATTACCTAATTAAAAACATAGAAATTAACGGTATATTCCTTGATCACGGTGAAAATGAACAAACATTAACAGCAACATTTCTTCCGAGTCAGACTGGATATTCACAAAATGTCTTGGACTTCATTTTTTATTTTATAAACGAGGAACAGCCTTTTGTAAAAGAAGTATATGAAACAATTTCATCTACTAAGTTATTTAGCGGAATAGAAATCACTGTTTTAACGGAATCTCTTTTATTGGATGTTGTTACTGAAAAAGAAGCAAGTGGTGTGAAGGTATATAGTGTAGATTCTTTTGGCCATGAAATATTATTAACTAGTTCTTCTACAGAATCTCAAAATACTGAGCAAGGTAATCCACCTGTAACCATTAGATATACTGTAACCTTAGACAAGGAAGATTTGCCTGAAGGTAGAAGCACTTTAAAATTTGTCCCATATCAGGAAGATGATCAGGGAGTTCAAACTGACTTTGAAGTGGGTTCTAAGGAGTTTGAAATTAATTATAATCCATCTCCTTACGTTTACTTAACTAATATTTCTAAAGCACAGGATTTTAGTTCAATTAATGAGCCAAGTGGTATTGACTCAGATGGTGATAGTTTTACAGGACCAATATTTCAAATCAAACCAGTGAATATTCCAGAAAGTCAGTGGGGAGATATTAGAATTATATTTAACGATCATGTGGATAAAATAAGGGAAATTGATGAACACGATGTTAGTGGTAACTTTGAAGAATTTCGCTTTTATTTTGGATCAGCGGATAAAACAAATGATGATGCAGATATAAGCGATAATTTACGTGAGGATTGGCAATTGCAAAATGGACTAAATGAACTTCTCATAGAGGTATATCCAGAAGGCACTTTGAATGACACCGATCCAGATGTTGATCCAGGTACCGACCCAGGTTTAACCGAACCAATTACTACATTTAAATATGAAATGTTTTATTATACTTCTGAATTGCCTGAGGTTCTATTATTAGAAGTGGATGAAGATTTCTTAGATGATTATAACTATGTTCAAGAAAGCAACTATCGTTATTATACACAAGAAACAAAGCTTCAATTTAAAAGTTCAGTTGCAAGTGCTAATGAAGTTGAGTTTAGATTTAGTGGTATAAACGAAGATGGAGATTATGAGCAGCATAGAGAGTTATATTTATGGGATGATAATAATTTTGTGAGAATGTCCGAAAGTGCTTATGAGGCAAAATACGGTACGGAGCAAGAAGTAGGGTATAAATATGTGGACTTGATCGATGAGGATGGCATTAGCGAAGATTCTATTCCTCCTGGCTCTACAAGTGGTTGGGCTACGTTCACCTCTGAAATACTTGATCTTGAAGGAACGGGAACTTTCGCTGTAGAAGTAATTTCAAGAAACGGTAATGGATTAATAAATACAAGAACGATTGAAATTGGAAGAGACCCTGCTACCTTTGTGGTTCATTATCCAACTATTGATCCTGTAACCAAAACTGGTTTTGTAAATGGGAATTATACAAGAATTTATGTAGAAGCTGAAAATGCAGATAAAATTATCTATGATAAGAAAAAAGAAGTGACAAAAACAGAAGTTATTGAGTTAGATGGGGAAGATTATGATTTATTCGTATTTGAAATTAATGATTTGAAAAATGGAGATAATAAAATCAAGTTTACTGTCGTTAGAGGTACACAGGAAGATGAAGCAGAAATTATGTTAATAAATGCAGATACACCTGTGCCTGGGGCAGAGCACAAAGAAAGTATCTCTAAACGAAAAATTGACGCATTTGATAAATCAGTTGAGTTGTCTTTTTCTAAAGGGACCATTTTACTTCAAAATGAAGCAACGGGAGTACAAGCTCTATCTCCAACCAGAGATATCCTATTAGCTATTGCAGATCCAGATGATGGTAGGGTAAATAAAGTATTACATCCATTTTTCGGAGAGAATTCCAAATTTAATAATGTGAGTGACAACTTTGTTAGAATATTTGAAGATCCTGCAGAAAGATTTAGAACTATTAGCGACTTATACTGGATTGATGGAGGTATGGTTTCTTCAATAGAAGATCAGCAAGAAATATTATACGGTAGCGGTATTTATCCATATGAGGATGGACAAGAATTTTATGATCGAGATGTTTCAGAAATTGATGAGCAATATATTCCATCAAATCCGGGTGAATTAACATTAAAGTATGATCCAAATGTAGTACAGTCTGCATGGAGATATGTGACAGTATTCCATTATGGTTATAATGTTGATTATTTAGATAACGAGTCATACGAGTGGATTAATCTTGGAGGTGTTGTTGATCAAAAGAAAAACACGATCACAGTACCATTTACTGAATTTGGGTATTATGTTGTTATGTACATGAACGAATCTTTTGATGATGTCATCGGACATCCTTGGGCCAAAAATGATTTAGATACTCTATATTCAAAAGGAATTATGAACAATAGAGCTTCAAGTACCCAACTTTTTGAACCTGATGAACCGATCAGTAGAGGAGAGTTCACTTCTTTAATTGTAAAAGCATTTGATCTTCCTTTAAATTATGAAGGTGACCGAACGTTTGCAGATGTTAATAATAGAACCTCATCTTCAGATGGGTTATATGAATATAAGTATATTGAAACTGCAGCAAGAGCCGGAATTGTAAGAGGTAAAATAGATGATCAATTTTTACCTGATTTAAATCTGACTCGTGAAGATGCAGCAACAATTATCGCAAGAGCAGCTAACTTAAGGTTAGATACAAATGAGATTAAAGTAAATAATGCTTTGAATAAAGTATTTATTGATGCTGAGGATATTAACAACTATGCTAGAGCTTCTGTATTGGGTGTTTACAAAGAAGAAATTATCCAAGGTAAGCAAGTCATATCTGATTCAAATGCAAAAGAAACCTATTACTTTGATCCACAAGCAAACATGACTCGTGCTGAAGCTGCAGCCATTGTTATGCGCATCTTATTAAACGAAAAGAAAATACCGAACTTATAA
- a CDS encoding MraY family glycosyltransferase, with protein sequence MVYIFATALVIAIVLSFVMTPFVRKFAILVGAVDQPNQRKVHTSLMPRLGGLAIYSAFVMTLAIMLPILVKMGVNVQFNAVFAILIGGSIIVLVGAFDDKIEISPKVKLLGQIIAACIVVFVFDLKVSFLTLPFGEAYNINGWLSTFITLFWIVGVTNAINLIDGLDGLAAGVSAIATATLLVLAIMMGNVTVIILSCLLLGSILGFLYFNFHPAKIFMGDSGSLFLGFALATLSILGFKQAAIVSFIVPLIILGVPLSDTFFAIVRRIVKKAPISMADKSHLHHCLLQVGLTHRQTVLAIYGIAITFGFSAIILSQASLWILILTAVVSILLIMAAQKLGLIQKREKTVFRSVVNMTTQLLGLKS encoded by the coding sequence ATGGTTTACATTTTTGCAACAGCATTAGTCATTGCCATCGTACTATCCTTTGTAATGACACCCTTTGTTAGGAAATTTGCAATTTTGGTTGGAGCGGTAGATCAACCGAATCAACGAAAGGTACATACATCCTTAATGCCACGTTTAGGTGGATTGGCTATATATAGTGCTTTTGTGATGACCTTAGCAATCATGTTGCCTATTTTAGTGAAAATGGGTGTAAATGTGCAGTTTAATGCTGTTTTTGCGATTTTAATTGGCGGATCGATTATCGTTTTAGTTGGAGCCTTTGATGACAAGATAGAAATATCTCCAAAGGTAAAGCTATTAGGACAAATCATTGCAGCGTGTATCGTTGTTTTTGTTTTTGATTTAAAAGTATCTTTTCTTACATTGCCTTTTGGGGAAGCGTATAACATTAACGGCTGGCTCAGTACCTTTATCACATTATTTTGGATCGTCGGTGTGACAAATGCGATTAATTTAATTGATGGTTTAGATGGATTAGCCGCAGGTGTTTCAGCGATTGCAACAGCTACATTATTAGTGTTAGCGATCATGATGGGGAACGTAACAGTTATCATCTTAAGCTGTTTATTACTTGGAAGTATTTTAGGATTTTTATATTTTAACTTTCATCCCGCAAAAATCTTTATGGGGGATTCAGGTTCGTTGTTTTTAGGGTTTGCTTTAGCTACTTTATCCATCTTAGGTTTTAAGCAAGCAGCAATTGTATCCTTTATTGTTCCATTAATAATTTTAGGTGTACCATTATCTGATACCTTTTTCGCGATCGTAAGAAGAATCGTGAAAAAAGCACCCATCTCTATGGCTGATAAAAGTCACTTACACCACTGCTTGTTGCAAGTTGGTTTAACACATCGTCAAACTGTACTTGCCATCTATGGTATTGCGATTACATTTGGTTTTAGTGCAATCATTTTATCACAAGCAAGTTTATGGATTCTTATATTGACCGCAGTTGTGTCCATTTTGTTGATTATGGCTGCTCAGAAATTAGGACTCATTCAAAAAAGAGAAAAAACAGTGTTTCGTTCTGTTGTTAATATGACCACTCAACTCCTAGGATTAAAATCTTAG
- a CDS encoding WecB/TagA/CpsF family glycosyltransferase, which translates to MDKTQTKFPTVTMYGIDVSKMNMKETVQHLTEAIQHKKTHQVITANPIMFMAALNDATFAKAMQSAELVVPDGTGLVWAADYIGQPVKERVPGFDLMFELLKVANEKQWKVYMLGTTAEVIQGSSAKLKMQFPNVQFVGARDGYFSENEDMQVIEDILKLSPDLLFVARSVDTQEPWIYKYKHKLDIPVMMGVGGSFDIIAGKLKRAPKWMQKLRLEWFYRLLQQPSRYKRMLDLPKFVFRVKKDKHIITEKR; encoded by the coding sequence ATGGATAAAACTCAAACAAAATTTCCAACTGTAACCATGTATGGGATTGACGTTTCCAAGATGAACATGAAAGAAACTGTTCAGCATCTAACAGAAGCCATACAACATAAAAAAACACATCAAGTCATAACTGCGAATCCAATCATGTTCATGGCAGCTTTAAATGATGCAACATTTGCAAAAGCAATGCAAAGTGCAGAATTGGTAGTACCTGATGGCACAGGGCTAGTATGGGCAGCAGATTATATTGGTCAGCCAGTTAAGGAAAGAGTACCAGGGTTTGACTTAATGTTTGAATTGCTAAAAGTTGCAAATGAAAAACAATGGAAAGTGTATATGTTAGGAACAACGGCTGAAGTAATTCAAGGAAGTTCAGCGAAGTTGAAAATGCAATTTCCTAATGTACAATTCGTAGGTGCTCGTGACGGGTATTTTTCGGAAAACGAAGATATGCAAGTGATTGAAGACATTCTTAAGCTTTCACCGGATCTCTTGTTTGTTGCTAGATCTGTTGACACGCAGGAGCCGTGGATATATAAATATAAACATAAACTAGATATTCCTGTTATGATGGGTGTAGGTGGATCTTTTGATATTATTGCTGGCAAGCTTAAACGTGCGCCAAAATGGATGCAGAAGCTTAGGTTAGAATGGTTTTATCGATTGTTGCAACAGCCTTCCCGTTATAAAAGGATGCTAGATTTACCTAAATTTGTTTTTAGAGTGAAAAAAGATAAACATATCATAACAGAAAAAAGATAG
- the csaB gene encoding polysaccharide pyruvyl transferase CsaB, with protein MESSVRRLVISGYYGFNNSGDEAVLCSILAALRNQTAQTNVQIEPIVLSANPVQTTQMYGVQAVHRMKLKEVYAAIRKSDGLISGGGSLLQDVTSNKTIPYYLGILKLAQWLGKPTFIYAQGIGPIQKPIFHKRVNKVFERCHYISVRDTASYALLKEMGLNDSQIDQVPDPVMGMSVPLQQENNKVFSSDNQPKVIGVSVRFWNKERSELNKIAKAIKLLREKENVIIKMLPFHMPHDLEASLYILHQMGLSEKELPEDIQILSGDNPTEMFKEVSTCDVLIGMRLHSLIYAANNYVPLVGISYDPKIDLFLEQIQMTPVGSTEQLDENQIVENVQKLMLEYEGWLLAKKPLINNLKEMSQKPAQHIGNFYVYKDGE; from the coding sequence GTGGAGTCCTCTGTTAGACGATTAGTCATCTCAGGATATTATGGATTTAATAATAGCGGGGACGAAGCGGTATTATGTTCCATTTTAGCAGCATTAAGAAACCAAACAGCTCAAACTAATGTTCAAATTGAACCGATTGTATTATCTGCTAATCCAGTTCAGACAACACAAATGTACGGTGTACAAGCTGTGCATCGCATGAAACTGAAAGAAGTATATGCCGCAATTCGAAAAAGTGACGGACTGATTAGTGGTGGAGGAAGTTTGCTTCAAGATGTTACAAGTAACAAAACGATTCCTTATTATCTGGGCATTCTCAAACTAGCGCAATGGTTAGGAAAACCAACTTTTATTTATGCTCAAGGCATCGGTCCAATCCAAAAGCCAATATTTCATAAAAGGGTGAACAAAGTTTTTGAGCGTTGTCATTATATTTCTGTTCGCGATACTGCGTCCTATGCACTTTTAAAGGAGATGGGCTTGAATGATTCACAAATAGATCAAGTTCCAGATCCAGTCATGGGCATGTCAGTTCCATTACAACAAGAAAATAATAAGGTTTTTTCTAGTGATAATCAGCCAAAAGTGATCGGTGTTTCTGTCCGTTTTTGGAATAAGGAACGATCAGAATTAAATAAAATTGCAAAGGCAATTAAGTTACTTCGTGAAAAAGAAAATGTAATCATCAAAATGCTTCCATTTCATATGCCACATGATCTGGAAGCCTCTCTCTATATCCTTCATCAAATGGGGTTATCTGAAAAAGAATTACCTGAAGATATTCAAATTCTCTCTGGAGATAATCCAACTGAGATGTTCAAAGAGGTAAGTACATGTGATGTGTTAATCGGAATGAGATTACATTCATTGATTTATGCAGCGAATAATTACGTTCCGTTGGTTGGTATTTCTTATGATCCAAAGATTGATCTATTTTTAGAGCAGATACAAATGACACCTGTGGGTAGTACAGAGCAGCTAGATGAAAATCAAATCGTTGAAAATGTACAAAAGCTTATGTTAGAATATGAAGGTTGGTTATTAGCAAAAAAACCTCTAATTAACAATTTAAAGGAAATGTCCCAAAAACCAGCGCAACATATTGGCAATTTCTACGTATATAAAGATGGTGAGTGA